In Henningerozyma blattae CBS 6284 chromosome 7, complete genome, a single genomic region encodes these proteins:
- the TBLA0G00360 gene encoding uncharacterized protein (similar to Saccharomyces cerevisiae YNL208W; ancestral locus Anc_2.43) has product MSANEFYSEGDQGSYQQPRQGQNQQVQYDQNGQPIAGQDGDRGLFSTLVGGAGGAYAGSKVSGNHSTMGGVLGAISGAVLANKAEDHFEERRNERKEDRHERHEHHNAQRYEQRYDQQQQQQQQQPGGFGGFGEERRNEFGGRNEFGGRNEFGGNNGFGNEFGRDDRRGGFGDDFGGRDGYGNEDRRGGYGNGGYGDNRRGGW; this is encoded by the coding sequence ATGTCCGCTAACGAATTCTACTCTGAAGGTGACCAAGGCTCTTACCAACAACCAAGACAAGGTCAAAACCAACAAGTTCAATATGATCAAAACGGTCAACCAATTGCTGGTCAAGACGGTGACAGAGGTTTGTTCTCTACTTTGGTCGGTGGTGCCGGTGGTGCTTATGCCGGTTCTAAAGTTTCAGGTAACCACTCCACTATGGGTGGTGTCTTGGGTGCTATCTCTGGTGCTGTCTTAGCCAACAAGGCTGAAGATCATTTCGAAGAACGTAGAAATGAACGTAAAGAAGATCGTCATGAAAGACATGAACACCATAACGCACAACGTTATGAACAACGTTACGaccaacaacaacaacaacaacaacaacaaccaGGTGGATTTGGTGGTTTCGGTGAAGAACGTAGAAATGAATTCGGTGGTAGAAACGAGTTTGGCGGTAGAAACGAATTCGGTGGTAACAATGGCTTTGGCAATGAATTCGGTAGAGACGACCGTAGAGGTGGTTTCGGTGATGATTTCGGCGGTAGAGATGGTTATGGTAATGAAGACCGTAGAGGCGGTTATGGCAATGGCGGTTATGGTGACAATCGTAGAGGTGGCTGGTAA